A window of Corallococcus macrosporus DSM 14697 contains these coding sequences:
- a CDS encoding serine/threonine-protein kinase, producing the protein MGTLYAAEGHVGPCEVKVPASHLTGDAEARARFHREVETLRSLRHPHLVRVLAAGEERGHCWYAQEPVSAPDLGTRLDRVNALPFPEVEQLASQLLDALGAAHEAGLVHGDVRPQNILLAKGGVKLTNFGLSLVPPGAHGYQAPEQRRWGRAVTQSDLHSLGRVLHEALTGGAPETQPLPRGVPRHLRRLLRALLAEAIPDRPDSAVSARRLLAQRAPLGPLTVGFAALLAVMLYLLLRAA; encoded by the coding sequence ATGGGCACGCTGTATGCCGCGGAAGGCCATGTGGGCCCGTGCGAGGTGAAGGTACCGGCCTCGCACCTGACGGGGGACGCGGAGGCACGGGCGCGCTTCCACCGTGAGGTGGAGACGCTGAGGAGCCTCCGCCATCCGCACCTCGTCCGCGTCCTGGCCGCTGGCGAGGAGCGGGGCCACTGCTGGTACGCCCAGGAGCCCGTGAGCGCACCGGACCTGGGCACCCGGCTGGACCGGGTGAACGCCCTGCCCTTCCCGGAGGTGGAGCAACTGGCGTCGCAGTTGCTCGACGCGCTGGGCGCCGCGCACGAAGCGGGGCTCGTTCATGGCGACGTGCGGCCCCAGAACATCCTGCTCGCGAAGGGCGGCGTGAAGCTGACGAACTTCGGCCTGTCGCTCGTGCCACCGGGTGCCCATGGCTACCAGGCGCCCGAGCAGCGACGGTGGGGCCGCGCCGTCACGCAGTCGGACCTGCATTCCCTGGGGCGCGTGCTGCATGAAGCGCTCACGGGCGGCGCGCCAGAGACGCAGCCGCTGCCCAGGGGCGTCCCCCGGCACCTGCGCCGGCTCCTGCGCGCGCTGCTCGCGGAGGCCATCCCGGACCGGCCGGACAGCGCGGTCTCCGCGCGGCGGCTGCTGGCCCAGCGCGCGCCGCTGGGCCCGCTGACCGTGGGCTTCGCGGCCCTGCTGGCAGTGATGCTGTACCTGCTGCTGCGCGCCGCGTGA
- a CDS encoding RluA family pseudouridine synthase, with the protein MAQQKVQVPREAAGERLDRFLAKQVPGLNLERARALIDSGAVRIRGKQCQPTRKLWGGEEIEIERPEPRVTPAPSAEGPVLPVLHDDAALVIVNKPPGIVVEPEGRAASVVGLLAAQRPPFNVEGLAQPGVVHRLDRETSGCLAFARTDVAAAALLRAFQEKRVDKRYWTLVLGHPPEQGRLEGPYARNPEDPRRFTTRVPSARRAALSFQVRERFADAALLEVDLDTGRTHQIRVQLSEAGFPVLADSLYGTEAARTHAAARALGRQALHAFTLELPSPATGQPLRVEAPLPEDFQRALTVLRGG; encoded by the coding sequence ATGGCACAGCAGAAGGTCCAGGTTCCTCGTGAGGCCGCCGGTGAACGGCTCGACCGCTTCCTGGCGAAGCAGGTGCCGGGCCTCAACCTGGAGCGGGCCCGCGCCTTGATTGACTCAGGGGCCGTGCGCATCCGCGGCAAGCAGTGCCAGCCCACGCGCAAGCTGTGGGGTGGTGAGGAGATTGAAATCGAGAGGCCCGAGCCTCGCGTCACGCCAGCTCCATCCGCCGAGGGGCCCGTGCTCCCGGTGCTTCACGACGACGCGGCGCTGGTCATCGTGAACAAGCCGCCGGGCATCGTGGTGGAGCCGGAGGGGCGCGCGGCCTCCGTGGTGGGGCTGCTCGCAGCGCAGCGGCCGCCCTTCAACGTGGAGGGGCTGGCCCAGCCCGGCGTGGTGCACCGCCTGGACCGGGAGACGAGCGGCTGTCTGGCCTTCGCGCGCACGGATGTGGCCGCCGCCGCGCTCCTGCGCGCCTTCCAGGAGAAGCGCGTGGACAAGCGCTACTGGACGCTGGTGCTGGGACATCCGCCCGAGCAGGGGCGCCTGGAGGGGCCTTATGCACGCAACCCGGAGGACCCGCGGCGCTTCACCACCCGCGTGCCGTCCGCGCGCCGGGCCGCGCTCTCCTTCCAGGTCCGTGAGCGCTTCGCCGACGCCGCGCTGCTGGAGGTCGACCTGGACACGGGCCGCACGCACCAGATTCGCGTGCAGCTCTCCGAGGCCGGGTTCCCCGTGCTGGCGGATTCACTCTACGGAACCGAGGCGGCGCGCACGCACGCAGCGGCGCGCGCGCTGGGACGGCAGGCGCTCCATGCCTTCACCTTGGAGCTGCCGAGCCCTGCTACGGGTCAGCCCCTCCGCGTCGAGGCGCCGCTGCCCGAGGACTTCCAGCGCGCGCTCACGGTGCTGCGAGGTGGGTGA
- a CDS encoding lipase secretion chaperone has product MPAASATEATPTALPPMPGSLQDTEEDGSVQVDGSGHLVVTPDLRRLFDYYLSAMGEEPLSVIRERILASLRAKNLPAAAMEEAVRLLDDYLAYRDAARTFAANQRGAELDLGARLESLRELRREHLGPWADGLFGDEERVDAVSVERMKLQQDTTLTPEERERRIAALDEQLPADYRAGRDEALRPLRQQTVERELVESGATAEDLRQHRLATVGPEATERLEAMDREEEAFKQRLAEFRARRDALAQSEPNPAARQAAAQRLLFDSFTPEERLRVEALDAIDAAAKAP; this is encoded by the coding sequence GTGCCCGCCGCGTCCGCGACCGAAGCCACGCCCACCGCCCTGCCCCCGATGCCGGGCTCGCTCCAGGACACGGAGGAGGATGGCTCGGTGCAGGTGGATGGCTCGGGCCATCTGGTGGTGACGCCCGACCTGCGGCGGCTGTTCGACTACTACCTGTCCGCGATGGGCGAGGAACCTCTGTCCGTCATCCGCGAGCGAATCCTCGCCTCGCTGCGGGCGAAGAACCTGCCGGCCGCCGCCATGGAAGAGGCCGTGCGCCTGCTGGATGACTACCTGGCGTACCGCGACGCGGCGCGCACCTTCGCGGCGAATCAACGGGGCGCGGAGCTGGACCTGGGCGCCCGGCTGGAGTCCCTGCGCGAGCTGCGCCGGGAGCACCTGGGCCCCTGGGCGGACGGACTCTTCGGCGACGAGGAGCGCGTGGACGCGGTGTCGGTGGAGCGGATGAAGCTCCAGCAGGACACCACGCTGACGCCCGAGGAGCGCGAGCGCCGCATCGCCGCGCTGGACGAGCAGCTCCCCGCCGACTACCGCGCCGGCCGTGACGAGGCGCTGCGGCCCCTGCGGCAGCAGACGGTGGAGCGGGAGTTGGTGGAGTCCGGCGCGACGGCCGAGGACCTGCGCCAGCACCGGCTGGCCACCGTGGGCCCGGAGGCCACCGAGCGGCTGGAGGCCATGGACCGCGAGGAGGAGGCCTTCAAACAACGGCTCGCGGAGTTCCGCGCGCGCCGCGACGCCCTGGCCCAATCCGAGCCGAACCCCGCCGCGCGTCAGGCCGCCGCGCAGCGGCTGCTGTTTGACTCCTTCACTCCGGAGGAGCGCCTGCGGGTGGAGGCCCTG
- a CDS encoding serine hydrolase domain-containing protein, which yields MNLRLLPLIAACALWGCAADPSTDNSEPTPDAGVEQPPPDAGTESLPDAGTEPIPDAGTEPPPDAGVNPPRAIVFPQEDATWPTVAPSAAGWDTAKLNAVLDFVGSRDTRAFVIVQDGKLVAERYWNFGPNLRRDIASAQKAVVAILVGIAVDKQLLTLDESVSGVLGEGWSNADATSEARITVRHLLTMSSGLSLSLRRVAAPGTTWLYNNDAYHRLRHVLEARTGKDIQSLSEEWLFDALGARNSQWQERADLDSMGLPLWGLHMSARDLARFGLLMQARGAWNGVPVVSPAQVDLATHSSQALNPAYGHLFWLNGQAFSLVPPASTRVDGPMLPSAPPDLFAGLGKDDQKVYVVPSLGLVVTRLGAQAGERGTEALSDFDDTLWAMLMDARL from the coding sequence ATGAACCTCCGCCTCCTGCCCCTCATCGCCGCGTGCGCCCTCTGGGGCTGCGCCGCGGACCCGTCCACCGACAACAGTGAGCCGACGCCTGACGCGGGGGTCGAACAGCCGCCCCCCGACGCGGGCACCGAGTCGCTTCCCGACGCGGGCACGGAGCCGATTCCGGATGCAGGCACGGAGCCGCCACCGGATGCGGGCGTGAATCCGCCCCGCGCGATTGTGTTCCCCCAGGAAGACGCGACGTGGCCCACGGTGGCCCCCTCCGCGGCGGGCTGGGACACGGCGAAGCTGAACGCCGTGCTGGACTTCGTCGGCTCACGCGACACGCGCGCGTTCGTCATCGTCCAGGACGGAAAGCTCGTCGCCGAGCGTTACTGGAACTTCGGCCCGAACCTGCGGCGGGACATCGCCTCCGCCCAGAAGGCCGTCGTCGCCATCCTGGTGGGCATCGCCGTGGACAAGCAGTTGCTGACGCTGGATGAAAGCGTCTCCGGCGTGCTGGGCGAGGGGTGGTCGAACGCCGACGCCACCTCCGAGGCCCGCATCACCGTGAGGCACTTGCTGACCATGTCGAGCGGCCTGAGCTTGTCACTCAGGAGGGTGGCGGCCCCCGGCACGACCTGGCTGTACAACAACGACGCCTACCACCGGCTCCGCCATGTGCTGGAGGCGCGCACGGGCAAGGACATCCAATCCCTCTCCGAGGAATGGCTGTTCGACGCGCTGGGAGCGCGGAACAGCCAATGGCAGGAGCGAGCGGACCTCGACAGCATGGGGCTCCCCTTGTGGGGCCTGCACATGAGCGCACGGGACCTGGCGCGCTTCGGGCTGCTGATGCAGGCCCGCGGCGCCTGGAACGGCGTGCCCGTCGTCTCACCTGCCCAGGTCGACCTGGCGACGCACTCCTCTCAGGCGCTCAATCCCGCCTATGGCCACCTCTTCTGGCTCAATGGGCAGGCGTTCAGCCTGGTCCCCCCCGCGAGCACGCGCGTGGACGGCCCCATGCTCCCCAGCGCTCCACCGGACCTGTTCGCGGGGTTGGGCAAGGACGACCAGAAGGTCTACGTGGTCCCCTCGCTCGGGCTCGTGGTGACGCGGCTCGGCGCCCAGGCGGGTGAGCGCGGCACGGAGGCGCTGTCCGACTTCGACGACACGCTGTGGGCCATGCTCATGGACGCGCGCCTCTGA
- a CDS encoding ChaN family lipoprotein, translating to MRTLLIAAALLLAAACSRATRPDSAGAPPAPLPGGWTSPLHREHPLTGRIWDVKAGRFVDAEALRDALAQARFVVLGERHDQPDHHQLQAWLVQSLATGGRKPALAFEMLDVGQQAAVDASRSRAPGDADALALAVDWAGSGWPDWSLYRPVFAAGLAAGLPIVAANLPRAQVRDLVMRGPEALAPELRQRLSLDTPLPEAVEQAMRQEQDEAHCGHLPKEMLGPMVQAQRARDAHLADRLLSAATDPGGVLITGNGHARTDRGVPAQLAARAPGQDVRSVGLLEVDPKLREPADYAASFGAQSLPFDYVWFTPAVPMEDPCAALLKHHKK from the coding sequence ATGCGCACCCTCCTCATCGCCGCCGCCCTGCTGCTCGCCGCCGCCTGCTCTCGCGCCACGCGCCCTGATTCGGCAGGGGCCCCGCCAGCGCCGTTGCCCGGCGGATGGACGTCCCCCTTGCACCGGGAGCACCCGCTCACCGGCCGCATCTGGGATGTGAAGGCGGGCCGCTTCGTGGACGCGGAGGCGCTGCGGGACGCGCTCGCCCAGGCCCGCTTCGTGGTGCTGGGGGAGCGGCATGACCAGCCCGACCACCACCAGCTCCAGGCCTGGCTCGTCCAGTCCCTGGCCACGGGCGGACGCAAGCCCGCGCTGGCCTTCGAGATGCTGGACGTGGGCCAGCAGGCGGCGGTGGACGCGTCGCGGTCACGGGCGCCGGGTGACGCGGACGCGCTCGCGCTCGCCGTCGATTGGGCGGGCAGCGGCTGGCCGGACTGGAGCCTGTACCGGCCCGTCTTCGCGGCCGGGCTGGCTGCGGGGCTTCCCATCGTCGCCGCCAACCTGCCGCGCGCGCAGGTGCGCGACCTGGTGATGCGCGGCCCGGAGGCGCTGGCGCCCGAGCTGCGTCAGCGCCTGTCCCTGGACACGCCGCTGCCTGAAGCGGTGGAGCAGGCGATGCGCCAGGAGCAGGACGAGGCCCACTGCGGCCACCTGCCCAAGGAGATGCTGGGCCCCATGGTGCAGGCCCAGCGCGCGCGGGACGCACACCTGGCGGACCGGCTGCTGAGCGCGGCGACGGACCCGGGCGGCGTGCTCATCACCGGGAATGGCCACGCCCGGACGGACCGGGGCGTCCCCGCGCAACTGGCAGCGCGTGCCCCCGGCCAGGACGTGCGCTCCGTGGGCCTGCTGGAGGTCGACCCGAAGTTGCGTGAGCCCGCGGACTACGCGGCCTCCTTTGGCGCGCAATCCCTGCCCTTCGACTACGTCTGGTTCACCCCGGCGGTGCCGATGGAGGACCCGTGCGCGGCGCTCCTCAAGCACCACAAGAAGTGA
- a CDS encoding YgiQ family radical SAM protein: protein MASSTRYAHPFLPTTRADMQARGWEQCDIIIVTGDAYVDHPAFGPVLIARFLEGRGFKVGLLPQPDWHSAEPFKALGPPRMFFGVAAGNLDSMLNRLTAQKKNRSEDQYSPGGQTNCRPDRATIVYAQRCREAYPDVPIILGGIEASLRRIAHFDYWSEKVRRSILFDAKADLLVFGMGERPIMEVADRLRQGERIQDIRDVRGTAYTINDEEMRALEADPARRAADRKTVVLPSYEQVIEDKHAFAVMSRDFQMETNPGNARPLAQRHGNRAIYMNPPALPLEDGVGTAGAEGTSVAMDELYDLPFNRVPHPMYRERIPAYETVKHSIVLMRGCFGGCTFCSITEHEGRVIQSRSAESVLREVRALRRMGDFRGTITDLGGPTANMYKLKCKSEDIEKRCRKLSCVHPGVCENLQTDHGPLISLMQDVRKEDGVKHVFIASGVRYDLAERSPEYVKELAAHHVGGQLSVAPEHVSPRVLEKMKKPGIESFERFQQMFACASEEAGKEQYDIPYFISGHPGSTLEDMVELALWLKQNGKRPRQVQDFIPTPMAMATAMYFTGLDPLKMEPVYTAQGLREKRLQKALLLYWNPEQWPLAREALKQAGREDLIGRGPHALVPPESPAEAARRQRSERDSGEGASAPRQGTAPRNAPRGGGRPRPGGPRAR from the coding sequence ATGGCCTCTTCGACGCGCTACGCCCATCCCTTCCTGCCCACCACCCGCGCCGACATGCAGGCGCGCGGCTGGGAGCAGTGCGACATCATCATCGTGACGGGGGACGCGTACGTGGACCATCCGGCCTTCGGGCCGGTGCTCATCGCGCGCTTCCTGGAGGGCCGCGGCTTCAAGGTGGGCCTGCTGCCCCAGCCGGACTGGCACTCGGCCGAGCCCTTCAAGGCCCTGGGGCCCCCGCGCATGTTCTTCGGCGTGGCCGCGGGCAACCTGGACTCGATGCTCAACCGGCTGACGGCCCAGAAGAAGAACCGCTCGGAGGACCAGTACAGCCCCGGCGGGCAGACCAACTGCCGGCCGGACCGCGCCACCATCGTCTACGCGCAGCGCTGCCGCGAGGCGTACCCCGACGTGCCCATCATCCTGGGCGGCATCGAGGCCAGCCTCCGCCGCATCGCCCACTTCGACTACTGGAGCGAGAAGGTCCGCCGCTCCATCCTCTTCGACGCCAAGGCGGACCTGCTCGTCTTCGGCATGGGCGAGCGCCCCATCATGGAGGTCGCGGACCGCCTGCGCCAGGGCGAGCGCATCCAGGACATCCGCGACGTGCGCGGCACCGCGTACACCATCAACGACGAGGAGATGCGCGCCCTGGAGGCGGACCCGGCCAGGCGCGCCGCGGACCGCAAGACGGTGGTGCTGCCCTCCTACGAGCAGGTCATCGAGGACAAGCACGCCTTCGCGGTGATGAGCCGCGACTTCCAGATGGAGACCAACCCGGGCAACGCGCGGCCGCTGGCGCAGCGCCACGGCAACCGCGCCATCTACATGAACCCGCCCGCGCTCCCGCTGGAGGACGGCGTGGGCACCGCGGGCGCGGAAGGCACGTCCGTGGCCATGGACGAGCTGTACGACCTGCCCTTCAACCGCGTACCGCACCCCATGTACCGGGAGCGCATCCCCGCCTACGAGACGGTGAAGCACTCCATCGTGCTCATGCGCGGGTGCTTCGGCGGCTGCACCTTCTGCTCCATCACCGAGCACGAGGGCCGCGTCATCCAGAGCCGCTCCGCGGAGAGCGTGCTGCGCGAGGTCCGCGCCCTGCGCCGCATGGGCGACTTCCGGGGCACCATCACCGACCTGGGGGGCCCCACCGCCAACATGTACAAGCTCAAGTGCAAGAGCGAGGACATCGAGAAGCGGTGCCGCAAGCTGTCCTGCGTCCACCCGGGCGTGTGTGAGAACCTCCAGACGGACCACGGCCCGCTCATCAGCCTGATGCAGGACGTGCGCAAGGAGGACGGCGTCAAGCACGTCTTCATCGCCAGCGGCGTGCGGTACGACCTGGCGGAGCGCTCGCCGGAGTACGTGAAGGAGCTGGCCGCGCACCACGTGGGCGGGCAGCTCTCCGTGGCGCCGGAGCACGTGTCCCCGCGCGTTCTGGAGAAGATGAAGAAGCCCGGCATCGAGAGCTTCGAGCGCTTCCAGCAGATGTTCGCCTGCGCCAGCGAAGAGGCCGGCAAGGAGCAGTACGACATCCCCTACTTCATCAGCGGCCACCCGGGCTCCACGCTGGAGGACATGGTGGAGCTGGCGCTGTGGCTGAAGCAGAACGGGAAGCGGCCCCGGCAGGTGCAGGACTTCATCCCCACCCCCATGGCCATGGCCACCGCCATGTACTTCACGGGCCTGGACCCGCTGAAGATGGAGCCCGTCTACACGGCCCAGGGGCTGCGCGAGAAGCGGCTCCAGAAGGCGCTGCTCCTCTACTGGAACCCGGAGCAGTGGCCGCTGGCGCGCGAGGCGTTGAAGCAGGCCGGCCGCGAGGACCTCATCGGCCGCGGGCCCCACGCGCTGGTTCCGCCGGAGTCGCCCGCGGAGGCCGCGCGCCGGCAGCGCTCGGAACGGGACTCGGGCGAGGGCGCCTCCGCGCCGCGTCAGGGCACCGCGCCCCGCAATGCCCCGCGCGGTGGCGGCCGGCCCCGGCCGGGTGGGCCGCGCGCCCGCTGA
- a CDS encoding DoxX family protein, with protein sequence MLWLGRVFTGLVVAMLAFSASMKLGQSPEAIQGIEKSGYPGSVLLGIGIAELLCLVLYAVPRTAVLGAILVTGYLGGATATHVRLSEPFIAPILVGVFAWAGLFLRDARLRALLPLRRLR encoded by the coding sequence ATGCTCTGGCTGGGGCGTGTCTTCACCGGGCTCGTCGTCGCCATGCTGGCCTTCAGCGCGTCGATGAAGCTGGGCCAGTCACCCGAAGCCATCCAGGGCATCGAGAAGTCTGGCTACCCGGGCTCGGTGCTGCTCGGCATCGGGATTGCCGAGCTCCTCTGCCTGGTGCTCTACGCGGTGCCACGGACGGCCGTGCTGGGCGCCATCCTCGTCACGGGCTACCTCGGCGGCGCCACCGCGACGCACGTGCGTCTGTCCGAGCCGTTCATCGCCCCCATCCTCGTGGGCGTGTTCGCCTGGGCCGGACTGTTCCTGCGGGACGCACGGCTGCGAGCCCTGCTGCCCCTGCGCCGCCTGCGCTGA
- a CDS encoding DUF5872 domain-containing protein gives MAVRKRSRTTASTRGRTSSRGRPAARKTGTASRSTARKSASSGRYTEPELRERIKARVMRSSKGGRPGEWSARKAQLVAAEYKKAGGGYRGGRGATQKSLTSWTKEEWQTKEGDARARRGGTTARYLPKKAWEALSPTQKRATERKKREGTRRGKQFVRNTAAARTARKKTTRRR, from the coding sequence ATGGCTGTCAGGAAGCGCTCACGCACCACCGCATCGACCCGCGGCCGTACGTCGTCGCGAGGGCGTCCGGCTGCCCGCAAGACGGGGACGGCCTCCCGCTCCACCGCGCGCAAGTCCGCTTCCAGCGGGCGGTACACGGAGCCGGAGCTGCGCGAGCGCATCAAGGCGCGCGTCATGCGAAGCAGCAAGGGCGGGCGCCCTGGAGAGTGGAGCGCGCGCAAGGCCCAGCTCGTGGCCGCCGAATACAAGAAGGCCGGCGGCGGCTACCGGGGCGGACGCGGCGCGACGCAGAAGTCGCTCACGTCCTGGACGAAGGAGGAATGGCAGACGAAGGAAGGGGACGCCCGCGCGCGCCGGGGGGGCACCACGGCCCGCTACCTGCCCAAGAAGGCCTGGGAAGCGCTGAGTCCCACGCAGAAGCGCGCGACGGAGCGCAAGAAGCGCGAGGGGACCCGGCGCGGCAAGCAGTTCGTGCGCAACACGGCCGCGGCGCGGACCGCGCGCAAGAAGACGACCCGGCGGCGCTGA
- a CDS encoding serine hydrolase domain-containing protein — translation MPSAPKLPPGELLQDATRAYVRGYRTASLCAGITQAGVHHVEALRSKGAPPAADALFALGELTQVFTGALLALLADQGKARLDMPLSEVIPRSLLADATAGRITLEQLATHTSGMPHLPPNLEDDAQRQEDPFGHYDARHLGAFFQGYQPQWPPPRRHAHSILGMGVLGHALSRRAGVNYGHALRDLLFRPLGMADTTLRLSEEQEPRLAPGHTARGKPVPAWTFPALPGAGAACSTAPDLLRFLDANLGRGDAGVVRALQQTHAPRADAPPGQQVGLGWSVTQVRGQPVVWRASVMGGYTGFMGFAAGADAGVVLLSNHGWSFFSSLRGRVPLAAPGLALLSRLIPG, via the coding sequence ATGCCTTCCGCGCCGAAGCTGCCCCCCGGTGAGCTGCTCCAGGATGCCACCCGCGCCTACGTGCGCGGATACCGCACGGCCTCCCTCTGCGCCGGCATCACCCAGGCAGGCGTGCACCACGTCGAGGCACTGAGGAGCAAGGGCGCGCCCCCCGCCGCCGACGCCCTCTTCGCGCTGGGCGAGTTGACGCAGGTCTTCACGGGGGCCCTCCTCGCGTTGCTCGCGGACCAGGGCAAGGCGCGGCTCGACATGCCCCTGTCGGAGGTGATTCCCCGGTCGCTGCTCGCGGATGCCACGGCGGGCCGCATCACCCTGGAGCAGTTGGCGACCCACACCTCCGGAATGCCCCACCTGCCTCCCAACCTGGAGGACGACGCCCAGCGACAGGAGGACCCGTTCGGCCACTACGACGCGAGGCACCTCGGAGCGTTCTTCCAGGGCTACCAGCCCCAGTGGCCGCCCCCGCGCCGCCACGCACACTCCATCCTCGGCATGGGCGTGCTGGGCCATGCCCTCTCACGGCGCGCGGGCGTCAACTATGGGCACGCCTTGAGGGACCTGCTCTTCCGGCCCCTGGGCATGGCCGACACCACGCTGCGCCTGTCGGAGGAACAGGAGCCCCGCCTCGCGCCGGGCCACACCGCCCGAGGCAAGCCGGTGCCCGCCTGGACCTTCCCCGCGCTGCCCGGAGCGGGCGCCGCCTGCTCCACCGCGCCCGACCTGCTCCGCTTCCTCGACGCGAACCTCGGGCGGGGGGACGCGGGCGTCGTGCGTGCCCTTCAACAGACGCACGCGCCACGCGCGGATGCGCCCCCGGGGCAGCAGGTGGGGCTTGGCTGGAGCGTGACGCAGGTGCGCGGGCAGCCCGTGGTGTGGCGCGCCTCCGTCATGGGGGGCTACACCGGCTTCATGGGCTTCGCCGCCGGGGCGGACGCGGGGGTGGTGCTCCTGTCGAACCATGGCTGGTCCTTCTTCTCCTCGCTCCGTGGACGCGTCCCCCTGGCGGCCCCAGGGCTGGCGCTGCTCTCCCGCCTCATTCCCGGATGA
- a CDS encoding lipase family alpha/beta hydrolase, which translates to MAGFDSLFGVYDYFYGIGSDLRAGGATVYVTSVPQFNTTEQRGEALLAQVKDIVARSGKGKVNLIGHSHGGLDVRYVAAVRPDLVASVTTVGSPHKGADLADYLRGNLRGGSFTESVLAYFANNLGTVLGLLSGKTNPQDAIGALAALSRSGTAAFNQRFPSGIPSSSCGQGAATGTQGQRYYSWSGTDPFTNLFDVSDYPMKLSSFFYSEANDGLVGRCSSHFGTVLRDNYDMNHLDEVNQVLGLTAFFTNPKTVFRNHANRLKGLGL; encoded by the coding sequence ATGGCGGGCTTCGACTCGCTGTTTGGCGTCTACGACTACTTCTACGGCATCGGCTCCGACCTGCGCGCGGGCGGCGCGACGGTGTACGTGACGAGCGTTCCGCAGTTCAACACCACGGAGCAGCGGGGCGAGGCGCTGCTGGCGCAGGTGAAGGACATCGTCGCGCGCTCGGGCAAGGGCAAGGTGAACCTCATCGGCCACAGCCACGGCGGCCTGGACGTGCGCTACGTGGCCGCGGTGCGGCCGGACCTGGTGGCGTCCGTGACGACGGTGGGCTCGCCGCACAAGGGCGCGGACCTGGCGGACTACCTGCGCGGCAACCTCCGCGGCGGCTCGTTCACGGAGAGCGTGCTGGCCTACTTCGCCAACAACCTGGGCACCGTCCTGGGGCTGCTGTCCGGGAAGACGAATCCGCAGGACGCCATTGGCGCGTTGGCGGCGCTGAGCAGGTCCGGCACGGCGGCCTTCAACCAGCGCTTCCCCTCGGGCATCCCGTCCAGCAGCTGTGGCCAGGGCGCCGCGACGGGCACGCAGGGCCAGCGCTACTACTCCTGGTCCGGCACCGACCCCTTCACCAACCTGTTCGACGTGTCCGACTACCCGATGAAGCTGTCCTCCTTCTTCTACAGCGAGGCGAACGACGGCCTCGTCGGCCGCTGCAGCTCGCACTTCGGCACGGTGCTGCGTGACAACTACGACATGAACCACCTGGACGAGGTGAACCAGGTGCTGGGCCTCACCGCCTTCTTCACCAACCCCAAGACGGTGTTCCGCAACCACGCCAACCGCCTGAAGGGGCTCGGCCTCTAG